Proteins from a genomic interval of Gordonia sp. SL306:
- a CDS encoding MlaD family protein, translating into MNSPSIYDAGPHGLSNRQLLISGIIAIAVIVAVLAAIALKSGGTFTPKVPVTAQLADVGDGLPVNSDVKYRGVIVGTVTGVTPAIAGPDNTVDISIAPDRAPQIPRTVTARVVPSNVFAVSSVQLIDNGSAPAIAAGDVISQDTNASTVQFQTALSKLRAIVSATARAGSDRTVGMLAAVATATDRRGSDISRAGAQLDRIVDELDRVVRPDGGPSTLKSLSSAVTGLRKSAPDLLDALHSSVGPMQTVARESGALSDLLGSGITTTARVNTALERNTAQIIRITGQAAPVVSVVADGSSGFTSIVTNIGVIADKWFSDFWPAGLANGRGKFLFQITPHKLYTRADCPRYGNLEGPSCSTAPTSVSPPVLKGNARKGVTAGYQTAGMGGNVGSVGSADEQATLGKLVGGGPNSANTLILGPVARGASVTVSPDNQKGAP; encoded by the coding sequence ATGAACTCACCGAGCATCTACGACGCGGGACCGCACGGACTATCGAACCGGCAGCTGCTCATCAGCGGCATCATCGCCATCGCGGTGATCGTGGCCGTTCTCGCGGCGATCGCACTCAAGTCGGGTGGCACCTTCACCCCGAAAGTACCGGTGACCGCCCAGCTCGCCGACGTCGGCGACGGCCTCCCGGTGAACTCCGACGTCAAGTACCGAGGTGTCATCGTCGGCACGGTCACCGGGGTGACACCGGCGATCGCGGGCCCGGACAACACGGTCGACATCTCGATCGCACCCGACCGTGCCCCGCAGATCCCTCGCACGGTGACCGCTCGCGTGGTGCCGAGCAACGTCTTCGCGGTGTCGTCGGTGCAGCTGATCGACAACGGCTCCGCACCGGCGATCGCAGCCGGTGACGTGATCTCCCAGGACACCAATGCCTCGACGGTGCAATTCCAGACGGCGTTGTCCAAGCTACGCGCCATCGTCTCGGCGACCGCACGCGCCGGGAGCGACCGCACGGTCGGCATGCTCGCTGCGGTGGCCACCGCCACCGATCGGCGGGGTTCCGACATCTCCCGGGCCGGTGCACAACTCGACCGCATCGTCGACGAGCTCGATCGCGTGGTCCGGCCGGATGGAGGGCCGTCCACCCTGAAGTCGCTCAGTTCCGCGGTCACGGGTCTGCGGAAGTCGGCACCCGATCTCCTCGACGCGCTGCACAGCTCGGTCGGACCCATGCAAACGGTGGCGCGCGAATCCGGTGCGCTCTCCGACCTTCTCGGCTCCGGCATCACCACCACGGCACGGGTCAACACCGCATTGGAGCGCAACACCGCCCAGATCATCCGGATCACCGGCCAGGCCGCCCCGGTCGTGTCGGTGGTGGCCGACGGCAGCTCCGGATTCACCTCGATCGTCACGAACATCGGCGTCATCGCAGACAAATGGTTCTCAGATTTCTGGCCGGCGGGCCTGGCGAACGGAAGGGGAAAGTTCCTCTTCCAGATCACCCCCCACAAGCTCTACACCCGTGCGGACTGCCCCCGATACGGAAATCTGGAGGGCCCCAGCTGCTCAACTGCCCCGACCAGCGTGTCGCCCCCGGTCCTGAAAGGCAACGCACGCAAGGGAGTCACCGCCGGATACCAGACGGCCGGCATGGGCGGCAACGTCGGTTCGGTCGGCAGCGCCGATGAACAGGCGACCCTCGGCAAGCTCGTCGGCGGGGGCCCGAACAGCGCCAACACACTCATTCTCGGCCCCGTCGCCCGCGGCGCATCCGTCACGGTGTCCCCCGACAACCAGAAGGGTGCACCATGA
- a CDS encoding ABC transporter permease: MAATYYPTGLRPLVRATDAVGSVILRIGHLAAFLGRALISIPIAVRHYRKECLRILSDVTWGNGSIVVGGGTAGVIIVLGGAAGAIVGIEGYNALHLLGMEPATGMVASTATTRELAPIMASLAFAAQAGCRFTAQLGAMRISEEIDALEALAIRPIPYLVSTRLLASIVAVIPLYLVCLAVNYVSVQLVVGLSGGLSGGTYQHYFELVLNPTDIMYSLIKAVIFVVITTTIQCYYGFYAHGGPQGVGTASGRAMRASISVMIVANLLLTVAFWGVGSGARLSG; the protein is encoded by the coding sequence ATGGCGGCGACGTACTACCCGACCGGGCTCCGCCCTCTCGTACGCGCAACCGACGCGGTCGGGAGCGTCATCCTCCGCATCGGGCACCTCGCCGCATTCCTGGGGCGCGCACTCATCTCGATCCCGATCGCCGTTCGCCACTACCGCAAGGAATGCCTGCGCATCCTCTCCGATGTCACCTGGGGCAACGGCTCCATCGTGGTCGGCGGCGGAACCGCGGGCGTGATCATCGTCCTCGGCGGCGCCGCCGGCGCGATCGTGGGCATCGAGGGCTACAACGCGCTGCACCTGCTCGGCATGGAGCCGGCAACCGGCATGGTCGCCTCCACCGCCACCACACGCGAACTCGCACCGATCATGGCGTCCTTGGCCTTTGCCGCACAGGCGGGCTGTCGTTTCACCGCTCAACTCGGGGCCATGCGCATCTCCGAGGAGATCGATGCGCTCGAGGCCCTCGCGATCCGGCCGATCCCCTACCTCGTCTCGACCCGCCTGCTCGCCTCCATCGTCGCCGTCATCCCGCTCTACCTGGTCTGTCTCGCGGTCAACTACGTGTCCGTCCAACTCGTCGTCGGACTGAGCGGCGGCCTGTCGGGCGGTACGTATCAGCACTACTTCGAGCTGGTCCTCAACCCGACCGACATCATGTACTCGTTGATCAAGGCAGTGATCTTCGTGGTCATCACCACCACCATCCAGTGCTACTACGGCTTTTATGCCCACGGCGGCCCGCAGGGCGTCGGCACCGCGTCCGGCCGTGCGATGCGAGCCAGCATCTCGGTGATGATCGTCGCCAATCTCCTTCTCACCGTGGCATTCTGGGGAGTCGGAAGCGGAGCAAGGTTGAGCGGATGA
- a CDS encoding MlaE family ABC transporter permease — MAGYVHRHPRASLETVGGQFVLGIRAVQHLIVDLLTLRFPVKEFIRQSTFMASASALPTIFVAIPIGMTLSIQFALLAGQVGATSLAGAASGLAVIRQGAPMVSALLMASAAGSAVCADLGSRKIRDEIDAMEVMGLSVIRRLVVPRLAAAILVSTALTGVVCFVGFLSGYLFNTFVQNGTPGTFVTTFASFATLSDFYLTIVKSIVFGAIVAIVACQKGLTTRGGPAGVANSVNATVVASIILLMLVNVGFTQMYVLLFPRTGF, encoded by the coding sequence ATGGCCGGTTATGTGCACCGTCACCCGCGGGCATCACTGGAAACCGTTGGCGGCCAGTTCGTCCTGGGCATCCGCGCGGTCCAGCACCTCATCGTCGATCTCCTGACGCTCCGGTTCCCGGTCAAGGAGTTCATCCGGCAGTCGACCTTCATGGCCTCGGCCTCTGCGCTGCCGACGATTTTCGTCGCCATTCCCATCGGCATGACCTTGTCCATCCAGTTCGCGCTCCTGGCCGGTCAGGTCGGCGCGACGTCGCTCGCAGGTGCGGCCAGCGGTCTCGCCGTGATCCGGCAGGGCGCGCCGATGGTCTCGGCTCTCCTGATGGCCTCGGCGGCGGGCTCCGCCGTCTGCGCCGACCTCGGTTCCCGAAAGATCCGCGACGAGATCGACGCCATGGAGGTGATGGGTCTCTCGGTGATCCGCAGGCTGGTCGTCCCGCGATTGGCGGCGGCGATCCTGGTCAGTACCGCACTGACGGGAGTCGTCTGCTTCGTCGGATTCCTGTCCGGCTACCTGTTCAACACGTTCGTCCAGAACGGGACGCCGGGCACGTTCGTCACCACCTTCGCCTCGTTCGCGACGCTCTCCGACTTCTACCTGACGATCGTGAAATCCATTGTGTTCGGTGCGATCGTGGCGATCGTGGCTTGCCAGAAAGGACTGACCACCCGTGGCGGTCCCGCAGGCGTCGCCAACTCCGTCAACGCCACGGTGGTCGCCTCCATCATCCTGCTCATGCTGGTCAACGTCGGCTTCACACAGATGTACGTACTGCTCTTCCCGAGGACGGGGTTCTGA
- a CDS encoding SDR family NAD(P)-dependent oxidoreductase, with protein sequence MTTTTATATIRTSVVTGGGSGIGQSVAEHLAAAGHRIGVLDQNAEAAEKVAADLRSTGAEAIAHAVDVSDRTAVEKAMGVVRERFGPIEILVTSAGIESQMPYPEIAQDEWDRIIAVNLTGTFNCTQSVIGDMQAGQWGRIVTISSSSAQSGAPERAHYVASKGGVIGLTKALAFEYAPHGITVNTIPPSIIATPMAEKAVEAGLVPAIEDLAAMTPVRRAGLPGDVAAAAAFLCSDQAGFITGQAIGVNGGWYI encoded by the coding sequence ATGACGACCACCACTGCGACAGCCACCATCCGCACCAGCGTCGTCACCGGTGGAGGGTCGGGGATCGGGCAGTCCGTCGCCGAGCATCTCGCGGCAGCCGGACATCGCATCGGCGTCCTCGACCAGAACGCCGAGGCCGCCGAGAAGGTGGCTGCCGACCTTCGCTCCACTGGTGCCGAGGCCATCGCCCACGCCGTGGACGTGAGCGATCGGACCGCGGTGGAGAAGGCCATGGGCGTGGTCCGGGAGAGGTTCGGCCCCATCGAGATCCTGGTGACCAGCGCCGGCATCGAATCGCAGATGCCCTACCCGGAGATCGCGCAGGACGAGTGGGACCGCATCATCGCGGTCAATCTGACCGGCACGTTCAACTGCACACAGTCGGTCATCGGCGACATGCAGGCCGGCCAATGGGGACGCATCGTGACGATCTCGTCCTCCAGCGCCCAGTCCGGCGCTCCCGAGCGCGCCCACTACGTGGCGTCCAAGGGCGGCGTCATCGGGCTGACCAAGGCACTGGCATTCGAGTACGCGCCGCATGGCATCACCGTCAACACGATCCCGCCGTCGATCATCGCGACGCCGATGGCCGAGAAGGCCGTCGAGGCAGGCCTGGTACCCGCGATCGAGGACCTCGCGGCCATGACACCCGTGCGCCGCGCGGGACTGCCCGGCGATGTCGCGGCCGCCGCGGCGTTCCTGTGCTCGGATCAGGCCGGCTTCATCACCGGACAGGCCATCGGCGTCAACGGCGGCTGGTACATCTGA
- a CDS encoding cytochrome P450, with translation MSDLTELNYFTDESLVPDPYPYFDELRSKCPVTKEPHFGVLAITGHAEAVTVLKDPATFSSCLAATGPFPGLPFEPEGDDVGELIDQHRDELPLHEHMVTMDPPDHSRARSLLSRLLTPRRIQENEEFMWKLADEYIEEFVANGECELMSDFAKPFSLLVIADLLGVPEEDHEEFRTVLGAPRKGARPGALDSEVMSDNPLQWLDDKFTKYIEDRRATPRGDVLTALAESKYKDGSTPEVVEVVRTATFLFAAGQETTTKLISAALRVIGERPDIQQRLRDEPELIPIFIEETLRLESPVKSGFRVARKTTTVGDTVVPAGTTLMFCPGAANRDPDHFPDPNTFDLERTNVREHLTFGRGIHSCPGSPLARIEGRVTVERFLARMADIRVSEEHHGHNGHRHYDFEPTYILRGLTTLHLDFTPKA, from the coding sequence GTGAGCGATCTGACCGAACTGAATTACTTCACCGACGAGAGCCTGGTTCCCGACCCATACCCCTACTTCGACGAGCTGCGCAGCAAGTGCCCCGTGACCAAGGAGCCACACTTCGGCGTCCTCGCGATCACCGGACACGCGGAGGCGGTGACCGTCCTCAAGGACCCCGCCACGTTCTCGTCCTGCCTCGCCGCCACCGGCCCCTTCCCGGGCCTGCCGTTCGAGCCCGAGGGCGATGACGTCGGCGAGCTCATCGACCAGCATCGCGACGAATTGCCCCTGCATGAGCACATGGTGACCATGGATCCCCCGGACCACAGCCGTGCTCGTAGTCTGCTGAGCCGCCTCCTCACGCCGCGGCGTATCCAGGAGAACGAGGAGTTCATGTGGAAGCTGGCCGACGAGTACATCGAGGAGTTCGTGGCCAACGGTGAGTGCGAACTCATGTCGGACTTCGCAAAACCGTTCTCGCTCTTGGTGATCGCCGATCTACTCGGAGTTCCGGAAGAGGATCACGAAGAGTTCCGGACCGTTCTGGGCGCGCCGCGTAAGGGCGCCCGGCCGGGCGCCCTGGACTCGGAGGTCATGTCCGACAACCCGCTGCAGTGGCTCGACGACAAGTTCACGAAGTACATCGAGGACCGCCGCGCAACGCCCCGCGGCGACGTCCTCACCGCCCTGGCCGAATCGAAGTACAAGGACGGCAGCACACCCGAGGTCGTCGAGGTGGTGCGGACCGCGACATTCCTCTTCGCCGCAGGCCAGGAGACCACGACCAAGCTGATCAGCGCCGCGCTCCGGGTGATCGGTGAACGACCCGACATCCAGCAGCGACTGCGCGACGAGCCGGAACTGATCCCGATCTTCATCGAGGAGACACTGCGACTCGAGAGCCCGGTGAAGAGCGGCTTCCGGGTGGCGCGCAAGACCACCACGGTCGGCGACACAGTCGTGCCCGCCGGCACGACGCTGATGTTCTGTCCGGGCGCGGCCAATCGCGACCCCGACCATTTCCCGGATCCGAACACCTTCGATCTCGAGCGCACCAATGTGCGTGAGCACCTGACCTTCGGCCGCGGGATCCATTCGTGCCCGGGCAGCCCGCTCGCCCGCATCGAGGGCCGGGTCACCGTCGAGCGCTTCCTGGCCCGCATGGCCGACATCCGCGTGTCAGAGGAGCACCACGGTCACAACGGCCACCGCCATTACGACTTCGAACCGACCTACATCCTGCGCGGTCTCACCACCCTGCATCTCGATTTCACCCCGAAGGCCTGA
- a CDS encoding TetR/AcrR family transcriptional regulator — MTERRFGSVEAKNRSILLDAAEVLMLESGYAAVTSRKVAQAAGLKPQLVHYYFRTMDELFLEMFRRRADQGLEQQRALLESPQPLWALWQFSIDPSVSQFTTELLALANHRKELRTEIARYSEQLRDQAQEAIAKLLPTYGVSSRELPAEVLIVIITSVSRLVMMEKWLGFEKGHRETFEFIERYLHKLEGEPHRHHVIASIGYG, encoded by the coding sequence GTGACCGAGCGCAGATTCGGATCGGTGGAGGCCAAGAACAGGTCGATCCTGTTGGATGCGGCTGAGGTTCTCATGCTCGAAAGTGGCTATGCCGCAGTCACTTCACGGAAGGTCGCGCAGGCCGCCGGTCTGAAGCCGCAACTCGTGCACTACTACTTCCGCACGATGGACGAGCTGTTCCTGGAGATGTTCCGGCGCCGGGCGGATCAGGGTCTGGAACAACAGCGGGCCCTGCTCGAGTCGCCGCAGCCGCTGTGGGCGCTGTGGCAGTTCAGCATCGACCCGTCGGTTTCCCAGTTCACGACCGAGCTCCTGGCGCTCGCCAATCACCGGAAGGAGCTCCGCACCGAGATCGCTCGCTACTCGGAACAACTCCGTGACCAGGCGCAGGAGGCGATCGCGAAGCTGTTACCCACGTACGGCGTGAGTTCGCGGGAGCTGCCGGCGGAGGTACTCATCGTGATCATCACGAGTGTGTCCCGGCTGGTCATGATGGAGAAGTGGCTGGGGTTCGAGAAGGGGCACCGTGAGACGTTCGAGTTCATCGAGCGGTACCTCCACAAGCTGGAGGGCGAGCCCCACCGTCACCACGTCATCGCATCGATCGGTTATGGCTGA
- the eccA gene encoding type VII secretion AAA-ATPase EccA, whose amino-acid sequence MADVRKARQLFELGVLSLGIAVEGQEPINNPQQAAKAFTRASEWDPTMGDAWLGRLACGEDTDEILLALYRNRATIGLEQRRLGLPQGTLAGRWVVGDISYHLSGVTEATAAYASSLARGKDFAGAQEVLDEIPAAHRVPIVEFVQATLFMSTQRWTDLLTALRRSERWNDTFLQAAADFMAGTACIQMGMFGEGIRRLQNAVDGPIPTLATEAMVAHGMALREQGQEEKARALFEQAYARNPNSIAGQALKSPSFRLVITSPDEIGERRDPWDPRSVTDPVETLVSDTTGQPEMAEMVDDAQRELGDQIGLDSVKQQVAKLQSAATLARVRADRGLNTSARSLHLAFTGPPGTGKTTVARIVAKIYCGLGFIKTDRVIEATRRDLVGEHLGSTAPKTSAVIDSAMDGVLFIDEAYTLIQQGLSGGDAFGKEAVDTLLARMEDDRDRLVVIIAGYDSEIDRFLSSNDGLASRFARRVRFDSYTPEELARIGEFIARKRDSLLTPEAVAEIELACTPLYHDVRGEGPARRRASDIAGNGRFIRNIIEAAEEEREYRLSALGDLESLSHDDLMRVEVTDVRTALSGVLSGLQLSHNRSMR is encoded by the coding sequence ATGGCAGACGTCCGCAAGGCGCGGCAACTGTTCGAACTCGGCGTGTTGTCGCTGGGCATCGCGGTCGAGGGTCAGGAACCGATCAACAATCCACAGCAGGCCGCCAAGGCCTTCACCCGCGCCAGCGAATGGGACCCGACGATGGGCGACGCGTGGCTGGGCCGGCTGGCCTGTGGTGAGGACACCGACGAGATCCTGCTCGCCCTGTACCGCAATCGCGCCACCATCGGCCTCGAACAACGGCGTCTCGGGCTACCGCAGGGCACGCTGGCCGGGCGCTGGGTGGTGGGCGACATCAGTTACCACCTCTCCGGTGTCACGGAGGCCACCGCCGCCTACGCGTCGTCGTTGGCGCGCGGGAAGGACTTCGCCGGGGCCCAGGAGGTGTTGGACGAGATCCCGGCGGCCCACCGCGTGCCGATCGTCGAGTTCGTGCAGGCAACCCTGTTCATGTCGACCCAGCGCTGGACTGATCTGTTGACCGCACTGCGCCGCTCGGAGCGATGGAACGACACCTTCCTCCAGGCCGCCGCCGACTTCATGGCCGGCACCGCGTGCATCCAGATGGGCATGTTCGGGGAGGGAATCCGACGACTGCAGAACGCGGTCGACGGCCCCATCCCGACGCTCGCCACCGAGGCGATGGTCGCCCACGGCATGGCGCTGCGCGAGCAGGGGCAGGAGGAGAAGGCCCGTGCTTTGTTCGAGCAGGCGTACGCGCGCAATCCGAACTCCATCGCGGGCCAGGCACTGAAATCGCCGAGCTTCCGCCTCGTGATCACCTCCCCCGACGAGATCGGCGAACGCCGCGATCCGTGGGATCCCCGGTCGGTCACCGACCCGGTCGAGACCCTCGTCTCGGATACCACCGGGCAGCCCGAGATGGCGGAGATGGTCGACGACGCCCAGCGTGAACTCGGCGATCAGATCGGCCTGGATTCCGTCAAACAGCAAGTGGCGAAACTACAATCGGCCGCGACCCTGGCCAGGGTCCGGGCCGATCGCGGACTGAACACCTCGGCCCGGAGCCTGCATCTCGCCTTCACCGGCCCACCGGGAACAGGCAAGACGACGGTGGCGCGGATCGTGGCCAAGATCTATTGCGGGCTCGGATTCATCAAGACGGACAGGGTGATCGAGGCGACACGTCGCGACCTCGTCGGCGAGCACCTGGGGTCGACCGCACCCAAGACGTCGGCGGTCATCGACTCGGCGATGGACGGCGTGCTGTTCATCGACGAGGCATACACGCTGATCCAGCAGGGGCTGTCGGGCGGCGATGCGTTCGGCAAGGAGGCCGTCGACACCCTGCTCGCCAGGATGGAGGACGACCGCGACCGACTGGTGGTGATCATCGCAGGCTACGACTCCGAGATCGACCGTTTCCTGTCGTCCAACGACGGCCTCGCGTCCCGCTTCGCACGCCGCGTGCGATTCGACTCCTACACTCCCGAAGAACTGGCCCGGATCGGTGAGTTCATTGCGCGCAAACGGGATTCGCTCCTCACCCCCGAGGCGGTCGCCGAGATCGAGTTGGCCTGTACGCCGCTCTATCACGATGTACGCGGCGAGGGTCCGGCCCGGCGACGGGCCAGCGACATCGCAGGCAACGGGCGCTTCATCCGCAACATCATCGAGGCCGCCGAAGAGGAGCGTGAGTACCGCCTCTCCGCTCTCGGCGATCTCGAGTCCCTGTCACATGACGACCTGATGCGCGTCGAGGTGACCGACGTCCGAACCGCACTGTCGGGGGTGCTGTCGGGTCTGCAGCTCAGCCATAACCGATCGATGCGATGA
- the purL gene encoding phosphoribosylformylglycinamidine synthase subunit PurL, whose amino-acid sequence MDTVSAAAGSPDQPQPFRELGLKDDEYARIREILGRRPTDAELAMYSVMWSEHCSYKSSKVHLRYFGETTTDEMRAGMLAGIGENAGVVDVGDGWAVTFKVESHNHPSYVEPYQGAATGVGGIVRDIMAMGARPIAVMDQLRFGPADAPDTRRVVDGVVRGVGGYGNSLGLPNVGGETVFDASYAGNPLVNALCAGVLRTEDLHLAFASGAGNKIILFGARTGLDGIGGVSVLASETFDDHGEGQSGPNRKKLPSVQVGDPFTEKVLIECCLELYHAGLVVGIQDLGGAGLSCATSELAAAGDGGMHIDLEKVPMRAEGMTPAEVLSSESQERMCAVVTPDNVDAFLEVCKKWDVLATVIGEVTDGEHLQITWHGETVVDVPPRTVAHDGPVYERPVARPEWQDGVIESTTAHLARPDTAEKLRATTLQMLGSPALCSRKFITEQYDRYVRGNTVLAENADSGMIRIDESSGRGIALATDASGRYTFLDPYRGAQLALAEAYRNVAVSGAAPKAVTNCLNFGSPEDPAVMWQFQQAVRGLADGCAQLGIPVTGGNVSFYNQTGSTPILPTPVVGVLGVIDDVHRRIPTGFGTEPGETLILLGSTLDEFDGSIWAQVAHDHLGGVPPQVDLERERLLADILMAASRDGLVSAAHDLSEGGLIQAVVESALAGETGCRILLPEGADPFVWLFSESAGRAVVAVPRTEESRFTSMLDARGMPWARVGVVDQGSDAVSVQDQFEIPLTELREVYEGTLPTLFG is encoded by the coding sequence GTGGATACCGTCTCAGCCGCTGCAGGCAGCCCAGATCAACCCCAACCGTTCCGCGAACTCGGCCTCAAGGACGACGAGTACGCCCGGATCCGCGAGATCCTGGGCCGTCGGCCGACAGATGCGGAGCTCGCGATGTACTCGGTCATGTGGTCCGAGCACTGCAGCTATAAGTCCTCGAAGGTGCATCTGCGCTACTTCGGGGAGACCACCACCGACGAGATGCGGGCCGGCATGCTGGCCGGCATCGGTGAGAACGCGGGTGTCGTCGACGTCGGGGACGGCTGGGCGGTGACCTTCAAGGTCGAATCGCACAACCATCCGAGCTACGTCGAGCCCTACCAGGGCGCGGCAACCGGTGTCGGCGGCATCGTGCGCGACATCATGGCGATGGGCGCACGTCCGATCGCGGTCATGGACCAGCTCCGCTTCGGTCCGGCCGACGCGCCCGACACCCGTCGTGTCGTGGACGGCGTGGTCCGCGGCGTCGGCGGCTACGGGAACTCCCTCGGACTGCCCAACGTCGGCGGCGAAACCGTTTTCGACGCCAGCTATGCCGGTAATCCGCTGGTCAACGCTCTCTGCGCGGGCGTGCTGCGCACCGAGGACCTGCATCTCGCCTTCGCGTCGGGAGCGGGCAACAAGATCATCCTGTTCGGTGCGCGCACCGGGCTCGACGGCATCGGTGGAGTCTCGGTGCTCGCGTCGGAGACCTTCGACGACCACGGCGAAGGCCAGTCGGGTCCCAATCGGAAGAAGCTGCCGAGCGTGCAGGTCGGCGACCCGTTCACCGAGAAGGTGCTCATCGAGTGCTGCCTCGAGCTCTATCACGCCGGTCTCGTCGTCGGCATCCAGGATCTCGGTGGCGCCGGACTGTCCTGCGCGACCTCCGAACTCGCTGCCGCGGGCGACGGCGGCATGCACATCGATCTGGAGAAGGTGCCGATGCGCGCCGAGGGCATGACCCCGGCGGAGGTGCTCTCCAGCGAGTCGCAGGAACGCATGTGCGCCGTGGTCACCCCCGACAACGTGGACGCGTTTCTCGAGGTCTGCAAGAAGTGGGACGTGTTGGCCACCGTGATCGGTGAGGTCACCGACGGGGAACACCTGCAGATCACCTGGCACGGCGAGACCGTCGTCGACGTCCCGCCGCGCACCGTCGCCCACGACGGTCCGGTCTACGAGCGACCGGTCGCTCGACCCGAGTGGCAGGACGGGGTCATCGAGTCGACGACCGCACACCTGGCGCGTCCGGACACCGCGGAGAAACTGCGCGCGACCACCCTGCAGATGCTCGGCTCGCCCGCCCTGTGCAGCCGCAAATTCATCACCGAGCAGTACGACCGGTACGTCCGCGGCAACACCGTGCTCGCCGAGAACGCCGACTCCGGCATGATCCGGATCGACGAGAGCTCGGGCCGCGGCATCGCGCTGGCCACCGACGCGTCGGGTCGCTACACCTTCCTCGATCCCTACCGCGGTGCGCAGCTCGCGCTGGCCGAGGCGTACCGGAACGTCGCGGTGTCTGGTGCGGCACCCAAGGCGGTGACGAACTGTCTGAACTTCGGCTCTCCCGAGGACCCTGCGGTGATGTGGCAGTTCCAGCAGGCCGTGCGCGGGCTCGCCGACGGCTGCGCCCAGCTGGGCATCCCGGTGACGGGCGGCAACGTGAGCTTCTACAACCAGACCGGCTCGACCCCGATCCTGCCCACGCCGGTGGTCGGTGTGCTGGGTGTGATCGACGATGTGCATCGCCGCATCCCCACCGGTTTCGGTACCGAGCCCGGGGAGACCCTGATCCTGCTCGGATCGACCCTCGACGAGTTCGACGGCTCGATCTGGGCGCAGGTCGCCCACGACCATCTCGGCGGTGTGCCGCCGCAGGTCGACCTCGAACGCGAGCGGTTGCTGGCCGACATCCTGATGGCGGCCTCACGCGACGGTCTCGTGTCCGCCGCGCACGACCTGTCCGAGGGCGGACTCATCCAGGCGGTCGTCGAGTCTGCGCTCGCCGGCGAGACCGGTTGTCGCATCCTGCTTCCCGAGGGTGCCGATCCGTTCGTGTGGCTGTTCTCCGAGTCGGCGGGTCGAGCAGTCGTCGCGGTGCCGCGCACCGAGGAGTCACGCTTCACCTCGATGCTCGACGCACGCGGGATGCCGTGGGCCCGGGTCGGCGTGGTCGATCAGGGCAGCGACGCGGTGTCGGTGCAGGATCAATTCGAGATCCCGCTCACCGAACTGCGCGAGGTCTACGAGGGCACGCTGCCGACGTTGTTCGGCTGA
- a CDS encoding SMP-30/gluconolactonase/LRE family protein has translation MSIEGDASSRGITTVADGFAYLECPRWHAGRIWFVDFYTYRVCSAAEDGSDLRVEAEVPQQPSGLGWLPDDRLLIVSMRDARILRREPNGELVTHADLSGYVTGHPNDMVVDPSSGRAYVGEFGFDLMGGAPLQTAVLLRVDPDGAVTVAADDLWFPNGSVITDDGVLLVDETFGNRVTAFDIGDDGGLTNRRVWAQFGELPTDPEIEKALPQLSVAPDGCCLDADGALWIADALGARLVRVVEGGDIVDEVPVGTGVFACMLGGSDGRTLFACAAPDFHEEARKNAREGSLIAISVDVPHAGTP, from the coding sequence ATGAGCATCGAAGGAGACGCTTCAAGCCGTGGCATCACCACTGTCGCAGACGGATTCGCGTATCTGGAATGCCCACGGTGGCACGCCGGACGCATCTGGTTCGTGGACTTCTACACCTACCGTGTGTGTTCGGCAGCCGAGGACGGCAGCGACCTGCGGGTCGAGGCGGAGGTGCCGCAGCAACCGTCCGGGCTCGGCTGGCTTCCCGACGACCGGCTGCTGATCGTCTCGATGCGCGACGCGCGGATACTCCGTCGCGAGCCGAACGGCGAGCTGGTGACACATGCCGATCTCTCCGGATACGTGACCGGCCATCCCAACGACATGGTCGTCGACCCGTCATCCGGTCGCGCCTACGTCGGCGAGTTCGGATTCGACCTCATGGGCGGTGCACCGCTGCAGACCGCAGTGCTCTTGCGGGTGGATCCCGATGGGGCGGTCACTGTCGCTGCCGACGACCTGTGGTTCCCCAACGGCAGTGTGATCACCGACGACGGGGTCCTGCTGGTGGACGAGACCTTCGGCAATCGGGTCACCGCGTTCGACATCGGCGACGACGGCGGCCTCACCAATCGTCGGGTGTGGGCACAGTTCGGCGAGTTGCCCACGGACCCCGAGATCGAGAAGGCGCTTCCGCAACTCTCCGTGGCACCCGACGGCTGCTGCCTCGACGCCGACGGCGCGCTCTGGATCGCCGATGCGCTCGGCGCCCGCCTCGTCCGGGTCGTCGAGGGCGGCGACATCGTCGACGAGGTCCCCGTGGGCACCGGCGTCTTCGCGTGCATGCTCGGCGGATCGGACGGGCGCACGTTGTTCGCCTGCGCCGCACCCGATTTTCACGAGGAAGCCCGCAAGAACGCGCGCGAGGGAAGCCTCATCGCGATCTCGGTGGACGTACCCCACGCGGGGACGCCCTGA